From Streptomyces sp. NBC_00370, a single genomic window includes:
- a CDS encoding FGGY-family carbohydrate kinase has product MFVGLDMGTSVAKAAAFADDGTTLRVESTPISLGGHGENVEQDVEEVVRAATGVIAAVTEGQAPALVAVTGQGDGLWLVDAEGRAVRPAMSWMDGRAGGLVADWMADGTADRLYRRTGNVLFPGSAGPLLAWLDRNEPASLDAATTAACCKDVIHLRLTGERGTDLSDASVPFLDPRTRTYAPEALAALGIEHRAGLLPPIAATLPYGEAREHIEGLTRGTPVTSGPYDLPACATGAGVTEPGDGLLTVGTTLACQVVVERVALDDDPVGFHLATARADRHMRALPAMTGTVALDWVLGLTGTTHDQLSELLDASPRGARGVAALPYLSPSGERSPFVDPMARAEFTGLDLRATRADLVRAMCEAIAFAARHCLEAAGLTGQLAVCGGGARNPAWLRLFADVLGRPLRVARGPEPGARGAVLAAVAAHGDTLGQQLDIAEWTAPEAVVDPDPAGVTFYDEAYVDYLFRVASARERWHGPADTRGSGRGSGPS; this is encoded by the coding sequence GTGTTCGTCGGACTGGACATGGGAACCTCGGTCGCCAAGGCGGCGGCCTTCGCCGATGACGGCACGACCCTGCGCGTCGAATCGACGCCGATCTCGCTCGGCGGGCACGGCGAGAACGTCGAGCAGGACGTCGAGGAGGTGGTGCGTGCCGCCACCGGCGTCATCGCCGCGGTCACCGAAGGGCAGGCCCCCGCGCTGGTCGCCGTCACCGGACAGGGCGACGGACTGTGGCTGGTCGACGCCGAAGGCCGGGCCGTACGTCCCGCCATGTCCTGGATGGACGGCAGGGCCGGCGGCCTGGTGGCCGACTGGATGGCGGACGGTACGGCCGACCGGCTCTACCGGCGGACCGGCAACGTGCTGTTCCCCGGCTCGGCGGGGCCGCTGCTGGCCTGGCTCGACCGCAACGAACCCGCGTCCCTCGACGCCGCCACGACCGCCGCCTGCTGCAAGGACGTCATCCATCTGCGGCTCACCGGCGAGCGCGGCACCGACCTCTCCGACGCGTCGGTGCCCTTCCTCGACCCGCGCACCCGCACCTACGCGCCCGAAGCGCTCGCCGCCCTCGGCATCGAACACCGCGCGGGGCTGCTGCCGCCCATCGCCGCGACCCTGCCCTACGGGGAGGCGCGTGAGCACATCGAGGGACTGACCCGAGGCACCCCCGTCACCTCGGGCCCCTACGACCTGCCGGCCTGCGCCACGGGCGCGGGCGTGACCGAGCCGGGGGACGGGCTGCTCACCGTCGGGACGACCCTGGCCTGCCAGGTCGTCGTGGAACGCGTCGCCCTCGACGACGACCCGGTCGGCTTCCATCTCGCCACGGCCAGGGCCGACCGCCACATGCGGGCCCTGCCAGCGATGACCGGCACGGTCGCGCTCGACTGGGTGCTCGGCCTCACCGGCACGACCCACGACCAGCTCTCCGAACTGCTCGACGCGTCACCGCGCGGCGCGCGCGGCGTGGCGGCGCTGCCCTATCTGTCCCCGTCCGGCGAACGCTCGCCGTTCGTCGACCCCATGGCGCGCGCCGAGTTCACCGGACTCGATCTGCGGGCCACCCGCGCCGACCTGGTCCGCGCCATGTGCGAGGCCATCGCCTTCGCGGCCCGGCACTGTCTGGAAGCGGCAGGTCTGACGGGCCAGTTGGCGGTCTGCGGCGGCGGCGCCCGCAACCCCGCCTGGCTACGGCTGTTCGCCGACGTACTGGGCCGTCCGCTGCGCGTCGCCCGTGGTCCCGAACCCGGCGCGCGCGGCGCGGTGCTGGCCGCCGTCGCCGCCCACGGCGACACACTGGGACAGCAGTTGGACATCGCGGAGTGGACCGCCCCCGAAGCGGTCGTCGACCCCGATCCGGCCGGTGTCACGTTCTACGACGAGGCGTACGTCGACTATCTGTTCCGGGTCGCGAGCGCGCGTGAACGCTGGCACGGCCCCGCCGACACCCGGGGCAGCGGGCGGGGGAGCGGCCCGTCCTGA